A window from Limanda limanda chromosome 14, fLimLim1.1, whole genome shotgun sequence encodes these proteins:
- the shpk gene encoding sedoheptulokinase isoform X1, which produces MSAYILGVDVGTTSVKAVLLETDSRAVAATHTVPTKSDITDSSGSKAKEQDTGRIVDAVNRCIGLLPRDKLQHVCSIGLSGQMHGVLFWKAKSGCDWSNRDSFTARDTSQLITWQDGRCSSSFLSSLPKPDSHLSVATGFGCATIFWYMKHRPEFLEDFTAAGTIQDYVVSMLCGLDGCVMTPQNAASWGFFNTSSNQWNVDILKGAGFPLTLLPQCVPSGVLAGLTRSDWHGVPAGTPVGAALGDFQCAVYSCMSALTDAVLNISTSAQLSFAMPADFSPPDSPQPASSISYFPYFDSLYLAVAASLNGGNVLASFVEMLTAWMKELNAELTDSCVYEKLVGCALNQESSDLRVSPTVLGERHNPHCLGQVTNISADNLSLGHVTRALCRGVLDNLTSMMPVERLQQAGVSRIVGSGSALTRNEVLRQEVEKAFHQPVVYRQNADSAVGVAMVLCDRL; this is translated from the exons GCTAAGGAGCAGGACACAGGTCGGATCGTAGACGCTGTGAATCGGTGCATCGGGCTCCTGCCCAGAGACAAACTGCAGCATGTGTGCAGCATCGGTCTGTCCGGACAGATGCACGGCGTGTTATTCTGGAAGGCAAAGAGCG GTTGTGATTGGTCCAACAGAGACTCCTTCACAGCCAGAGACACCAGCCAGCTGATCACCTGGCAGGACGgacgctgcagcagcagcttcctgtcctctctccctAAACCAGACTCCCATCTCAGCGTGGCCACAGGGTTTGGCTGTGCAACCATCTTCTGGTACATGAAACACAG GCCTGAGTTCCTCGAGGACTTCACAGCTGCAGGTACCATCCAGGACTACGTGGTGTCCATGCTGTGTGGTCTGGACGGGTGTGTGATGACGCCTCAGAACGCAGCCAGCTGGGGATTCTTCAACACTTCTTCCAACCAGTGGAATGTAGACAT TCTAAAGGGTGCCGGCTTCCCTCTGACCCTGCTTCCTCAGTGTGTGCCATCGGGTGTCTTGGCGGGACTGACTCGCTCTGACTGGCATGGTGTTCCTGCTGGTACGCCAGTAGGGGCCGCCCTGGGAGACTTCCAGTGCGCTGTCTACTCCTGCATGAGTGCACTTACCGACGCAG TTCTTAACATAAGCACCTCAGCACAGCTGTCCTTCGCCATGCCCGCTGACTTCAGCCCTCCAGATTCTCCTCAGcccgcctcctccatctcctaCTTCCCCTACTTTGACTCCTTGTACCTGGCGGTGGCGGCGTCCCTGAACGGAGGGAACGTGCTGGCGTCTTTTGTGGAGATGCTCACAGCCTGGATGAAAGAGCTCA ATGCTGAGCTAACTGATTCATGTGTATACGAGAAGCTGGTCGGCTGCGCCCTGAACCAGGAGAGCAGCGATCTGAGGGTGAGCCCCACCGTCCTGGGAGAGAGACACAACCCCCACTGCCTCGGTCAGGTCACCAACATCTCCGCCGATAACCTCTCCCTTGGCCACGTGACCAGGGCGCTGTGTCGCGGAGTACTGGACAACCTCACCTCCATGATGCCAGTCGAGCGTCTGCAGCAGGCGGGGGTCAGCAGGATTGTGGGTAGCGGGAGCGCGCTCACTCGCAACGAGGTGCtgaggcaggaagtggagaaggcCTTTCATCAGCCGGTGGTGTACAGACAGAACGCAGACTCTGCTGTCGGTGTGGCCATGGTCCTCTGTGACCGACTCTAA
- the shpk gene encoding sedoheptulokinase isoform X2, with translation MDSCDWSNRDSFTARDTSQLITWQDGRCSSSFLSSLPKPDSHLSVATGFGCATIFWYMKHRPEFLEDFTAAGTIQDYVVSMLCGLDGCVMTPQNAASWGFFNTSSNQWNVDILKGAGFPLTLLPQCVPSGVLAGLTRSDWHGVPAGTPVGAALGDFQCAVYSCMSALTDAVLNISTSAQLSFAMPADFSPPDSPQPASSISYFPYFDSLYLAVAASLNGGNVLASFVEMLTAWMKELNAELTDSCVYEKLVGCALNQESSDLRVSPTVLGERHNPHCLGQVTNISADNLSLGHVTRALCRGVLDNLTSMMPVERLQQAGVSRIVGSGSALTRNEVLRQEVEKAFHQPVVYRQNADSAVGVAMVLCDRL, from the exons ATGGACA GTTGTGATTGGTCCAACAGAGACTCCTTCACAGCCAGAGACACCAGCCAGCTGATCACCTGGCAGGACGgacgctgcagcagcagcttcctgtcctctctccctAAACCAGACTCCCATCTCAGCGTGGCCACAGGGTTTGGCTGTGCAACCATCTTCTGGTACATGAAACACAG GCCTGAGTTCCTCGAGGACTTCACAGCTGCAGGTACCATCCAGGACTACGTGGTGTCCATGCTGTGTGGTCTGGACGGGTGTGTGATGACGCCTCAGAACGCAGCCAGCTGGGGATTCTTCAACACTTCTTCCAACCAGTGGAATGTAGACAT TCTAAAGGGTGCCGGCTTCCCTCTGACCCTGCTTCCTCAGTGTGTGCCATCGGGTGTCTTGGCGGGACTGACTCGCTCTGACTGGCATGGTGTTCCTGCTGGTACGCCAGTAGGGGCCGCCCTGGGAGACTTCCAGTGCGCTGTCTACTCCTGCATGAGTGCACTTACCGACGCAG TTCTTAACATAAGCACCTCAGCACAGCTGTCCTTCGCCATGCCCGCTGACTTCAGCCCTCCAGATTCTCCTCAGcccgcctcctccatctcctaCTTCCCCTACTTTGACTCCTTGTACCTGGCGGTGGCGGCGTCCCTGAACGGAGGGAACGTGCTGGCGTCTTTTGTGGAGATGCTCACAGCCTGGATGAAAGAGCTCA ATGCTGAGCTAACTGATTCATGTGTATACGAGAAGCTGGTCGGCTGCGCCCTGAACCAGGAGAGCAGCGATCTGAGGGTGAGCCCCACCGTCCTGGGAGAGAGACACAACCCCCACTGCCTCGGTCAGGTCACCAACATCTCCGCCGATAACCTCTCCCTTGGCCACGTGACCAGGGCGCTGTGTCGCGGAGTACTGGACAACCTCACCTCCATGATGCCAGTCGAGCGTCTGCAGCAGGCGGGGGTCAGCAGGATTGTGGGTAGCGGGAGCGCGCTCACTCGCAACGAGGTGCtgaggcaggaagtggagaaggcCTTTCATCAGCCGGTGGTGTACAGACAGAACGCAGACTCTGCTGTCGGTGTGGCCATGGTCCTCTGTGACCGACTCTAA